The segment TCGCTACTGGATTGGATCAGTCTTTTGCTAAATCAGCTGTTTTTTATCAAAATAAGAATAGTGCCTATGAACCAGTTTCATTGGCTGTGGATTTGTTTTCATTGGGAACTGTTGATTGTTTGGATGCAAACAATGATGGACGAATTGAAGTACTTCTAACAGGTTTTGGTAGTGATGGAGAGGCAACATCTATCATGTACACCATAGGTCAAAATTGGTCTATATCTGAGTACACTATCGCATTGAAAGGCTACGGGATCAACAGTACTGATATGGCGGACTACAATGAGGATGGGTACATAGATTTGGCTTTTACGGGCTTTACAGAGGCTGCTTCAGAGGAGAGCGATCTCTATACAAACAACCAATCTTCATTTACACAAGCTTCGTCATTTCTGAAAAAAGTATCTGCCTCGTCTATAGAATTTGCTGACCTCAACAATGACGGCTTGCAGGATATTTTGATCTGTGGTTTGCAAGGTGCAGATGTTTCTTTTGAATATTATCAAAATGCAGGATCAGCAGGGTCTTATTCGTTCGGTACTGTAGCGCACACGATGGAAAATATATATGAAGGGGATATAGCAGTAGCAGATTTTGATTTGGATGGTGATTTGGATGTGTTCCAGATCGGCAATTCAGATTTGGCATTCCAATCCAATTTCTATGCATCTGATGCCGCAGTGACATACTTCAACCTAGCTCCTGAAGTGCCAACTTCTGGGGTGGTTGTTTCCCAAGGTGATTCCGTGATTTTAAATTGGTCAGCAGTGACCGATGATCTCACCAGTTCCAACAGCATTACTTATAACGTGTATGTGAGTAGAGAGGCTGGAGGCAGTGATTTGCTACTTTCACCCCATTCTTTGATAGCTACGGGTTATAGACAAGTCGCTACGATAGGCAATGCAGGATTTAGCACCAGCAAAAAAATAGCGTCTCTGCCAGAGGGCAATTATTATTGGGCGGTGCAGGCGATAGATGGCCAATACAAAGGTTCTGCCTTTAGCAGTGAGGAGACTTTTTCTGTATGCTATCCTGTCAAAATAGGTAAGGACACTAGCATTTGTCAAAATGAGTACGTGACCCTGTCGATCACCGATCCTGAGGCTGACGTGGTGAACTGGTACTCAAAAACCGATGGATTGTTGTTGGCAGACGCACTGAGCTATGATCATCAAGCCCTCACTAAAGACACAATCATCGCTGAAGTGACCAAGACATATGGTTGTGTGCGCTATGACACGCTCATTGTCTCTGTATATGACTTGCCAGCTTTCAATTTAGGTTCAGACCAAACAATCTGCTATGGCGAGTATTTTGATTTGTCCGTGAGTGATTTGGGTGTTGTAGGGCTGGACAGTGTCAACTGGTACTCTACAGGCTTGGGCAGTTTGCTATTAGACAGTGAGGACTTGAGTTACGAGGTGTTGACGAAGGACACCTTGGTTGCAGAGGTTTTCAATGTGAATGGTTGTGTGAGTTACGACAGTTTAGTAGTATCAGTTTATGACTTACCAGTTTTCAATTTAGGTTCAGATCAAACAATCTGCTATGGCGAATATTTTGATTTGTCGGTGAGCGGTTTGGGCGTAGTTGGGTTGGACAGTGTCAACTGGTACTCTACAGGCTTGGGCAGTTTGCTACTCAATAGTGAGGATCTGAGCTATGAGGTATTGACGAAAGACACTTTGATTGCGGAGATTTTCAATGTGAATGGCTGTGTGAACTATGATAGTTTGATTGTGTCGGTGTATGATTTGCCCTCCTTTGATTTGGGCAATGATACCACGGTTTGCTATGGTGGTTATTTTGACTTGTCCGTGAGTGATTTGGGAGTGGTAGGACTGGATTTTGTGAACTGGTACTCAACTGGCTTGGGGAGTTTGCTGCTTGATAGTGAAACGCTGAGCTATGAGGTTTTGACGAAGGATACGTTGATTGCAGAGGTGGTCAATGTGAACGGCTGTATCAACTATGACTCACTGATCCTCTCTGTCTATGACCTACCTGTCTTCGACATAGGAGCAGATACTGCCATCTGCTATGGCAACTCGGTGATTTTGATAGCAGGCGCGATGTACGATGAGGTCAACTGGTACAATTACCCAGCGGGTAGTAGTCTGAATCTAGACAGCTGGTTTTTTAATTACGAAGTGTTGGTGACAGATACGATAGTAGCGGAGGTCTATGACATGCACCGTTGCTTAAACTATGATACAATTGCCATCGAGATGAATGTATTGCCTGATTATACTATAGGAGAGGATTTGAATATTTGTCTAGAAGATACCGCAAAACTCTTGGTACCGGGTAGTTGGGAAGAGGTCAACTGGTACACCGTATCGGATCAACTACTCGCACAGGACAATCCCGAATATGAATTTGAAGTAGAAGAAACCTTGACCCTATGGTCGGAAGTATTCACGGACAAGGGCTGTGTGCAATATGATACTTTGATCGTCAATGCGTTGGCACTTCCATTTTTTGATTTGGCGGAGGAAGAAATATATTGTTTCGGAGATAGCATCAACCTGAGTGTCGAGGTAGGAAGTCTTCATCAGTGGATGGGACAAGAAGGACTGCTCTCACTGAATCCCTCTTGGAAGACGATAGCAAGCAGCTCAGATGTCGTGTCTCTGTACGTCGAAGATGAGCATGCCTGTCACTACAGTGATACCCTCACGCTTACCGTCAATCCTTTACCCATTTTTGAGATAGAGGGGATTCCAGAGATTTGCCTGGGAGATAGCACAGAATTGTCTGTTGCCTTTGCCAACATGGATTCTATCCACTGGTACACACAGAGTGCAAGTTTGGCAGTTGACGAGAGTTCCATCTTTTTCTCTCCTAGTGAGGACAGTTGGTTGTACACAGCACTCGTAGATCAGAATCGTTGTTTGTCAACTGATTCCGTGCAAGTAGTGGTTAATAGTCTGCCTCAAGCTTTGGCAGGTGCTGATTCCTTGATCTGCTATGAAACTGAGGTGCAGCTGGGTGACGATTACAGCGAAGAAGGCTGGAGTTACTTATGGTCTTCTGAGTCAGAATTGAGTGATTCACAGGTTCAGCGACCTATCGTCTCACCACTAGTTGATGAAAGTTACTTTTTGAAAGTCACCAATCACAAGGGATGTCTAGCCTACGATACCATACAGATTTACGTCAATTCTCCTATTGTGATCAATGCAGGAGAAGATCTGGCCATTTGCTTAGGCGATGAAGTGGCTCTAGGTACT is part of the Reichenbachiella agarivorans genome and harbors:
- a CDS encoding FG-GAP-like repeat-containing protein; this translates as MKIIYTVSALFIGTWLQAQNFTKLSVSAFEPMTGAKAEWADFNNDGLPDLFVAGTNSGGISKVRIYFNNGDQTFQTLDLVNWSKVSYDIGDYNADGYLDLLISGEESGGTKHFKVFKNSNGLSFSPQSFGLISMSRGGVAWSDLDGDGDLDIVATGLDQSFAKSAVFYQNKNSAYEPVSLAVDLFSLGTVDCLDANNDGRIEVLLTGFGSDGEATSIMYTIGQNWSISEYTIALKGYGINSTDMADYNEDGYIDLAFTGFTEAASEESDLYTNNQSSFTQASSFLKKVSASSIEFADLNNDGLQDILICGLQGADVSFEYYQNAGSAGSYSFGTVAHTMENIYEGDIAVADFDLDGDLDVFQIGNSDLAFQSNFYASDAAVTYFNLAPEVPTSGVVVSQGDSVILNWSAVTDDLTSSNSITYNVYVSREAGGSDLLLSPHSLIATGYRQVATIGNAGFSTSKKIASLPEGNYYWAVQAIDGQYKGSAFSSEETFSVCYPVKIGKDTSICQNEYVTLSITDPEADVVNWYSKTDGLLLADALSYDHQALTKDTIIAEVTKTYGCVRYDTLIVSVYDLPAFNLGSDQTICYGEYFDLSVSDLGVVGLDSVNWYSTGLGSLLLDSEDLSYEVLTKDTLVAEVFNVNGCVSYDSLVVSVYDLPVFNLGSDQTICYGEYFDLSVSGLGVVGLDSVNWYSTGLGSLLLNSEDLSYEVLTKDTLIAEIFNVNGCVNYDSLIVSVYDLPSFDLGNDTTVCYGGYFDLSVSDLGVVGLDFVNWYSTGLGSLLLDSETLSYEVLTKDTLIAEVVNVNGCINYDSLILSVYDLPVFDIGADTAICYGNSVILIAGAMYDEVNWYNYPAGSSLNLDSWFFNYEVLVTDTIVAEVYDMHRCLNYDTIAIEMNVLPDYTIGEDLNICLEDTAKLLVPGSWEEVNWYTVSDQLLAQDNPEYEFEVEETLTLWSEVFTDKGCVQYDTLIVNALALPFFDLAEEEIYCFGDSINLSVEVGSLHQWMGQEGLLSLNPSWKTIASSSDVVSLYVEDEHACHYSDTLTLTVNPLPIFEIEGIPEICLGDSTELSVAFANMDSIHWYTQSASLAVDESSIFFSPSEDSWLYTALVDQNRCLSTDSVQVVVNSLPQALAGADSLICYETEVQLGDDYSEEGWSYLWSSESELSDSQVQRPIVSPLVDESYFLKVTNHKGCLAYDTIQIYVNSPIVINAGEDLAICLGDEVALGTEPTASGSLFEYAYTWSSTTIVNQPNESNPLVSPEETSTYYLKVKSAYCPEQFDTVTVVVNYAPEITVSPQLSVGPDESVLLEATGGVEYIWSPDNTLDDPLIATPEASPLVTTTYSVLVTDSNGCESSGEVTVLVQNVLFIPNLFTPNGDQNNDQFMVYGSGIAKIDFQVFDMHGNQVYHTSDVEKATTQGWDGSYRGQMLPSGTYIWSLSGAYHDGTPLEAKGHNKGTIKLLR